CTTACGGGAAGACAAATAGTTGATTTCTTCCTGTAATTTCTGATTATTTGTCTGGAGATTCTTATTATTTTCTAATTCTTTTAGGTATATTTCCATACCTTGCATAGTACGATAATCTTGCTGTTGTTTGAGATACATCATCTGTTGTGATTCCTGTAATTTTCTTAACTCTAACCAGACTTGATTTTGGCTTAATTCCTTAGTTTCACTGAGCGCATACCAGAGAAAATTAGTGATTTCTTCAGCTATTTTTTGATTAACTTCAAAAAGCTCGATAATATCAATTTGTTCGGGGGAAATTTGGGGGTATAACTTTCTTAAAGCTTGGGCGATATCAGAGGAAAAAGCGATGATTCTAGAAGCGGACAAAATTGCATAGTGTTTTTCTAAATCTACCGGTAACTTGCCGTTTTCTTCTGGGGATTCATAAGCAAGAAAAAGTAGAGAAGGAGTGGTTAAGGGACTGGTATAAAAAGTGGAAATAAATAAATTAGCCTGTAGGCGATCGCAAATAGCTTGAATTTTTCTGGCATCCTTTCCCGTACAATTATAATCGTAGGATTCTGCAGGCCAATATTTAAATTCTTCCCATCTTGGTGCGCTGTTATTTCTATCTAAAATAACAATGTGTTGACTAAATTCTAATTGACTCCAATGCTCTAGAATTGAAGACCAAACCCTGGCTAATTTTCGTTGCTCAAGTTGAAAAATCACGCCATCAATAACAATAATTGGGCATTTCTTCTGGGAGATAGCTTGCATTGTTTGTAATTTTTCTCGCTCATCCTTAGTTAAAATTGTCCCTAAATCTTCCATCTTAACTGGATTGGGTTTAACTTCTAGATCCTTAATGTCAGGGTGAGGAATTTCATAGATTTTACACACTTGATAATGTTCTTGTAATGCTTGACCATTACTGCCATGTTCTAAGCCTTGGAGATTTAAATAATATAACCCTAAAATCTCAGGAATCAAAGCCATTTTTTCCCCTTGACTGCCGATTCTTAACCAAAATTCGTAATCACCAGCACAGCAAAATTTTTCCTGAAAATAACCATATTTATCGTGCAGCGTTTTTCGCCACATTGGTTGAGAACCCACACAACAACCTTGACGCATCTGTTGATAGGAGTAATTTGGCCAATTCCAATGTTTTAAAGCTGGGGTGGTGGCAAAAGTATCATTTTTAATGGTGGTAATTAATTGATCGGCATAAACTAAACTAATCTCTCTATTATTATCTAGATAATTAGCCATAATTTCCAGAGCATTGAAACAGTGACGATCATCAGTGTTCCCATTGGTGATATAGGAACCCCTAGCTAGTTTAATAGCGCGATTCCAAGCGCGGTAGAGGGTTTCTCGTTCTTTAGTTCTTTGGTAAATAATATTAGGATAGTTTTCTTGAAACTCTTGGATAATCTCCCCTTCATTCTCCGGAGAAGCACTATCGATAATAATAATTTCTACTTCTCCCTTTTCATAAAGAGTTTGAGCCACCAAATCCTCTAGACAACCCTGGATAAACTCCGCTGATTTATAGGTAGAAACAATGACAGAAACTTTGATCCTCTGCACTG
This Microcystis wesenbergii NRERC-220 DNA region includes the following protein-coding sequences:
- a CDS encoding glycosyltransferase, with the translated sequence MNPSFNNSIPVQRIKVSVIVSTYKSAEFIQGCLEDLVAQTLYEKGEVEIIIIDSASPENEGEIIQEFQENYPNIIYQRTKERETLYRAWNRAIKLARGSYITNGNTDDRHCFNALEIMANYLDNNREISLVYADQLITTIKNDTFATTPALKHWNWPNYSYQQMRQGCCVGSQPMWRKTLHDKYGYFQEKFCCAGDYEFWLRIGSQGEKMALIPEILGLYYLNLQGLEHGSNGQALQEHYQVCKIYEIPHPDIKDLEVKPNPVKMEDLGTILTKDEREKLQTMQAISQKKCPIIVIDGVIFQLEQRKLARVWSSILEHWSQLEFSQHIVILDRNNSAPRWEEFKYWPAESYDYNCTGKDARKIQAICDRLQANLFISTFYTSPLTTPSLLFLAYESPEENGKLPVDLEKHYAILSASRIIAFSSDIAQALRKLYPQISPEQIDIIELFEVNQKIAEEITNFLWYALSETKELSQNQVWLELRKLQESQQMMYLKQQQDYRTMQGMEIYLKELENNKNLQTNNQKLQEEINYLSSRKGIVKTLWKTPILLLAKIKKKLPIF